The following are encoded in a window of Mannheimia varigena genomic DNA:
- a CDS encoding translocation/assembly module TamB domain-containing protein, with protein MNEKKEIIDSQEIQAQQEKTHKKLKSKWRFLKWGICIFSILLLVLILFLCTGVGQRKTVQWVDQFVEPLQIGKVEGSIQDGLQLFDTQFITDGVNMQVGKADLHIDFNCLIKYEVCLNHFNVKDTKVVIDTRKLPPSQEKEDNTPFTELNLPLGISAKNITLENIDVSVDDMDIHLNHFTTSISGKGREVIVNPTTLDGLKLLLALKVEEELEPQAVDSDAENAKVAVTRNPANAQEAVDQVVQEAVEKTAEKVVEEFHQLQGKTTAEAEQQPHNKVDWAEIKAQLEQPILNKDIRLSLPLDLTIEQIDIANVSVAQKAQDEKGNLVEPISLINVNALQLQAQAKDELVTLQRLDFKSDQGDLTATGTLSLKDNYPLNWQLEGVEVKDAKVKLPFSHIDATLSGELYNKTMLNVKTEGAIKATLDGHIELATPKVPFDLMLKSESAKYPFAPQAGDDVLTLENIDIHLNGSPLAYNLAAKVSAKGMGIPLSAADLKGNGELTHFNIHDLLLNTLEGNAQLAGLIDWTEGVEWNSRFKLNNINTKALVADWAAVLSGSLSTQGYAGRGNTGADWKADVSNIDIKGSLHKKNLQLTGNLNANNQQLLDVPGLSLVYGENKIDLKGLLGEKSDFYADIKAPNLQGLVPNLKAGINGNVKLSGKLAEPNVDLDLVASNVSYEQFKLQHLTAKGKITTEQTIQGDVELGLRQFAYNDIKVESATLLAKGNEANHSLKLTSKGNPAGADLQISGKFDRLQQIWEGQLSQVAIQSTEFGRFKTNKAVNVKYDNKAINANVSAHCWQNPKVHLCFPAAFNAGQEGKVPFDIHNFNLAVLQDYLDNTSQISGIVNAKGDAAWFKNKQSQVNLDLTSNSIKFVQKMGGGKTFPLTVSPLKINLKMSDNNLALKSNLRVENNGTLTTDIVMRDLNNARTLSGNINIDQLTLKLIHPLLERGDVVDGRINARLTVSGQATSPLLHGTLNLTGLKARSVTMPFDVTGGNLAMNFHGATSTLNGKLQTKESELRLEGDADWRNINAWKTRVHAQANRFRVDIPNLARVEISPDIQVVATSTLLTLSGNIDVPWARIEVEQLPEQAVSVSGDEVIMDGSARNKVPFNQRNIPTQTAGGMAIDADIKINIGNDVKLKAYGLNSNLNGLLSVRQGKQGLGLYGQVRLDEGRFAAYGQDLLIRKGNISFAGSPSQPYLDIEAVRNPDAMEDPTITAGVRVTGLADAPNVKVFSDPAMSQNEALSYILTGRSLESSGDAGSSNAVAAALLSMSLSKSSKLVGDVGSAFGLKDLSVSTAGIGDNTKVEFSASLSPRFRVKYGVGVFAPLTELTLRYNLTPRLYLQWVSNVNQAVDLMYRFQFDKLF; from the coding sequence ATGAATGAAAAAAAAGAAATAATAGATAGTCAAGAAATTCAAGCTCAACAAGAAAAAACTCACAAGAAACTTAAATCAAAATGGCGTTTCTTGAAATGGGGTATTTGCATTTTTTCAATACTGCTCTTGGTACTTATTTTATTTTTGTGCACAGGCGTTGGGCAGCGTAAAACCGTTCAATGGGTTGATCAATTCGTTGAACCTTTGCAAATTGGAAAAGTTGAAGGCAGCATTCAAGATGGTTTACAACTTTTTGATACGCAATTCATTACTGATGGCGTTAATATGCAAGTCGGCAAGGCAGACTTACACATTGATTTTAATTGTTTGATTAAGTACGAGGTTTGCCTAAACCATTTTAATGTGAAGGATACCAAAGTTGTTATTGATACAAGGAAGCTTCCGCCTTCTCAAGAAAAAGAAGATAACACACCTTTTACTGAGCTAAATTTACCGCTCGGCATTTCTGCGAAAAATATCACATTAGAGAATATTGATGTCAGCGTTGATGATATGGATATTCATCTCAATCATTTTACTACTTCAATTTCTGGCAAAGGGCGCGAGGTTATTGTTAATCCTACCACCTTAGATGGCTTAAAGCTGCTATTAGCTTTAAAAGTGGAGGAAGAGCTAGAACCACAAGCGGTCGATTCTGATGCAGAAAATGCAAAAGTGGCAGTAACGAGAAATCCGGCTAATGCACAAGAAGCTGTGGATCAGGTTGTCCAAGAAGCGGTAGAAAAAACCGCTGAAAAAGTGGTGGAAGAATTTCATCAATTACAAGGCAAAACCACCGCAGAAGCCGAGCAACAGCCGCATAATAAAGTGGATTGGGCAGAAATTAAAGCTCAGTTAGAGCAACCGATCTTAAATAAAGATATCCGCCTTTCTTTACCCTTAGATTTAACCATTGAGCAGATTGATATTGCCAATGTTTCAGTTGCTCAAAAAGCACAAGATGAAAAAGGCAACTTAGTTGAGCCGATTTCACTCATTAACGTCAATGCTTTACAGCTTCAAGCACAGGCGAAAGATGAGCTAGTAACTTTGCAACGCTTGGATTTTAAAAGTGATCAAGGCGATCTCACTGCAACAGGTACACTTTCCCTTAAAGATAATTATCCATTAAATTGGCAGTTAGAAGGCGTTGAGGTAAAAGATGCTAAAGTGAAATTACCCTTTAGCCATATTGATGCTACGCTTTCAGGCGAGTTGTATAATAAGACAATGCTCAATGTAAAAACTGAAGGAGCAATTAAAGCGACCTTAGATGGTCACATTGAACTTGCAACGCCAAAGGTTCCTTTTGATCTGATGCTGAAAAGTGAATCAGCGAAGTATCCTTTCGCTCCACAAGCAGGTGATGATGTTTTAACTTTAGAGAATATTGATATTCACTTAAATGGTAGTCCACTTGCTTACAATTTAGCTGCAAAAGTTAGCGCTAAAGGAATGGGCATTCCGTTAAGCGCTGCGGATTTAAAAGGTAATGGCGAATTAACGCATTTTAATATCCATGATTTATTGCTAAATACGTTGGAAGGAAATGCTCAACTGGCGGGTCTAATTGATTGGACAGAAGGGGTTGAATGGAATTCAAGATTTAAGCTAAACAATATTAATACTAAAGCCTTGGTAGCAGATTGGGCTGCGGTATTATCAGGCTCTCTTTCTACTCAAGGTTATGCGGGGCGTGGTAACACGGGGGCAGATTGGAAGGCAGATGTTTCAAATATTGATATTAAAGGCTCACTGCACAAAAAAAATCTGCAATTAACAGGGAATTTAAACGCTAACAATCAACAACTTTTAGATGTGCCAGGGTTATCGCTGGTTTATGGCGAAAATAAAATTGATCTAAAAGGGCTTTTAGGCGAAAAATCAGACTTTTATGCCGACATCAAAGCCCCAAATTTACAAGGTTTAGTGCCGAATTTAAAAGCGGGTATAAATGGTAATGTGAAATTATCAGGTAAACTTGCTGAGCCCAATGTGGATTTAGATTTAGTTGCTTCCAATGTGAGCTATGAACAATTCAAACTCCAACATTTAACCGCAAAAGGCAAAATTACGACCGAGCAGACCATTCAAGGTGATGTGGAATTAGGGCTACGCCAATTTGCCTATAATGACATTAAAGTAGAAAGTGCTACCTTATTGGCAAAAGGAAATGAAGCAAACCATAGCTTGAAATTAACCTCAAAAGGTAATCCGGCTGGAGCAGATTTGCAAATTTCCGGAAAATTTGACCGCTTGCAACAGATTTGGGAAGGGCAGTTAAGCCAAGTGGCGATTCAATCCACCGAGTTTGGCAGATTCAAAACGAACAAAGCTGTTAATGTGAAATATGACAACAAGGCGATTAATGCCAATGTATCTGCCCACTGCTGGCAAAATCCGAAAGTTCATCTCTGCTTCCCAGCGGCATTTAATGCAGGGCAAGAAGGGAAAGTCCCTTTCGATATTCACAATTTTAACTTAGCAGTGTTGCAAGATTATCTTGATAATACCAGCCAGATTTCAGGGATTGTGAATGCCAAAGGCGATGCGGCATGGTTTAAAAATAAACAGTCACAGGTTAATTTGGATCTAACTTCCAATTCCATCAAATTTGTGCAGAAAATGGGAGGCGGAAAAACCTTTCCGCTTACGGTTTCGCCGTTAAAAATTAATTTGAAAATGTCAGATAACAATTTAGCCCTTAAATCGAATTTAAGAGTTGAAAATAATGGCACACTAACTACCGATATTGTGATGCGAGATTTAAATAATGCGAGAACGCTATCGGGTAATATTAATATTGACCAATTAACCTTAAAGCTCATTCACCCACTGCTTGAGCGAGGTGATGTTGTTGATGGCAGAATTAATGCTCGTTTAACGGTAAGTGGTCAAGCAACCTCGCCATTGTTACACGGAACCTTGAATTTAACAGGCTTAAAAGCACGTTCTGTTACGATGCCATTTGATGTAACAGGTGGTAATTTAGCGATGAACTTTCACGGCGCAACTTCTACACTAAACGGTAAGCTTCAAACAAAAGAGAGTGAGCTACGCTTAGAAGGTGACGCTGACTGGCGAAATATTAATGCGTGGAAAACCAGAGTTCACGCTCAAGCAAATCGTTTCAGAGTGGATATCCCGAACTTAGCGAGAGTAGAAATTAGTCCTGATATTCAAGTTGTGGCAACCTCTACACTTTTAACCTTGAGCGGTAATATTGATGTGCCGTGGGCAAGAATTGAGGTAGAACAATTACCAGAACAAGCGGTGAGCGTAAGTGGCGATGAAGTGATTATGGATGGCTCTGCAAGAAATAAAGTGCCATTTAATCAGAGAAATATTCCAACTCAAACAGCAGGCGGAATGGCAATTGATGCGGATATTAAAATTAACATTGGCAACGATGTTAAGCTCAAAGCATACGGTTTGAATAGTAATCTAAATGGATTGCTTTCGGTACGTCAAGGAAAACAGGGGCTAGGGCTTTACGGGCAGGTTCGCTTAGATGAAGGGCGTTTTGCCGCTTATGGGCAAGACTTATTGATCCGTAAAGGTAATATCAGCTTCGCAGGCTCGCCTTCACAGCCATATTTAGACATTGAAGCAGTGAGAAACCCAGATGCCATGGAAGATCCAACTATTACCGCAGGAGTACGAGTAACAGGCTTGGCTGATGCACCAAACGTGAAAGTGTTCTCAGATCCTGCGATGTCGCAAAATGAAGCTCTCTCTTATATCTTAACAGGACGATCTCTTGAAAGCAGTGGTGATGCAGGTTCGAGCAATGCGGTGGCTGCTGCCTTGTTGAGCATGAGCTTATCAAAAAGTAGTAAGTTAGTGGGTGATGTTGGCAGTGCCTTTGGCCTAAAGGATTTAAGCGTGAGTACCGCAGGTATTGGTGATAACACTAAAGTGGAATTTAGTGCTAGTCTATCACCTCGTTTCCGAGTGAAATATGGTGTAGGCGTATTCGCCCCTTTAACCGAACTCACATTGCGATACAATTTAACCCCAAGACTCTATTTACAATGGGTTTCCAACGTAAACCAAGCGGTAGATTTAATGTACCGCTTCCAGTTTGATAAACTATTCTAA
- the cydD gene encoding heme ABC transporter permease/ATP-binding protein CydD, protein MEKQRQRELQKWLKSQQKVIKKYMHLNVLLGLIGSLAMIAQMWLLATMLHKMIVQKQSPSMFLTEIGLLFLCFAIRACVIFMRERVGFKAGQTLRLHLREQILAKMEAVGPMTIQQKPAGSWAALMLEQVENLHNFYARYLPQQFLSLLVPLVILCFVFPTNWAAGLILLATMPLLPLFMILAGLKAVEANQRNIGILSRISGQFLDKLKGLETIRLFGQAEKQTEQIYQSTEDFRTSTMDVLKMAFLSSAVLEFFTSVSIAVMAVYFGFIFLGELDFGYYGTGVSLFIGFFCLMLAPEFYQPMRELGVFYHDKAAAIGAADSIEKFLNEEVKTQRSHLQKSMENQPLVIEANACVILSPQGKALTQPLNFKLNANQHIALVGQSGAGKTSLMNMLLGFLPYEGSVKINGVELRELNLTEWRAKLAWVGQNPQLMRGSLKENILLGNATATEAEIAEALRLSKADEFVSRLGLEHQVQDSNIGISGGQAQRIAIARALLRRYELLLLDEPTASLDMESEQQVLEALHHLSREQTTLMITHRVEDLAKCDEIWVMKQGQIIQQGSFAELEHTGFFAELLRNELVHQGEI, encoded by the coding sequence ATGGAAAAACAACGCCAACGGGAACTACAAAAATGGCTTAAAAGTCAGCAGAAGGTCATCAAAAAATATATGCATTTAAATGTTCTGCTGGGGCTGATTGGTAGCCTCGCGATGATTGCTCAAATGTGGCTGCTGGCGACAATGTTGCATAAAATGATTGTGCAGAAACAAAGCCCGAGCATGTTTCTGACGGAAATCGGGTTGCTATTCCTCTGTTTTGCTATTCGTGCTTGTGTAATTTTTATGCGTGAACGGGTTGGTTTCAAAGCAGGGCAAACGTTGCGTTTACATTTGCGTGAGCAGATTTTAGCGAAAATGGAAGCAGTCGGGCCAATGACGATTCAGCAAAAACCAGCTGGTAGTTGGGCTGCGTTGATGTTAGAACAGGTGGAAAATCTACACAATTTCTATGCTCGCTATTTGCCACAGCAGTTTTTATCGTTACTTGTGCCGTTGGTTATTCTCTGTTTTGTTTTCCCAACTAACTGGGCGGCAGGATTGATTTTATTGGCAACAATGCCTTTATTACCACTATTTATGATTTTAGCCGGGCTGAAAGCGGTGGAGGCTAATCAACGCAATATCGGTATTCTTTCCCGTATCAGCGGACAATTCTTAGATAAGTTGAAAGGCTTGGAAACTATTCGTTTGTTTGGACAGGCGGAAAAGCAAACCGAGCAAATTTACCAAAGCACGGAAGATTTCCGCACCAGTACGATGGATGTGTTGAAAATGGCGTTTTTGTCGTCTGCGGTGTTAGAGTTTTTTACTTCTGTATCCATTGCGGTGATGGCGGTGTATTTCGGCTTTATCTTTTTAGGTGAGCTGGATTTCGGCTATTACGGCACCGGCGTTTCACTGTTTATTGGCTTTTTCTGCTTAATGCTTGCTCCGGAATTTTATCAGCCGATGCGAGAGCTTGGCGTGTTTTATCACGACAAAGCGGCGGCGATTGGGGCGGCGGACAGCATCGAAAAATTTTTAAACGAAGAGGTTAAAACGCAACGCAGCCATTTGCAAAAATCAATGGAAAATCAACCGCTTGTGATTGAAGCTAATGCGTGTGTGATCCTTTCTCCGCAAGGCAAAGCCCTTACTCAACCGTTGAATTTCAAGCTAAATGCCAATCAACATATTGCTTTGGTGGGGCAGAGCGGGGCTGGCAAAACTTCATTAATGAATATGTTACTCGGCTTTTTGCCGTATGAAGGCTCGGTTAAAATTAACGGTGTGGAATTGCGTGAGCTGAATTTAACCGAATGGCGAGCCAAATTGGCGTGGGTAGGGCAAAATCCGCAGTTAATGCGTGGCAGCCTCAAAGAGAATATTTTGCTGGGCAACGCAACGGCTACTGAAGCCGAAATTGCTGAAGCCTTACGTTTATCAAAAGCGGACGAATTTGTGAGCCGCTTAGGTTTAGAACACCAAGTGCAAGACAGCAATATCGGCATTTCGGGCGGGCAGGCTCAGCGAATTGCGATTGCCCGTGCGTTGTTACGCCGTTATGAATTGTTGCTGCTTGATGAGCCGACTGCCAGCCTCGATATGGAATCCGAACAGCAAGTATTGGAAGCCTTGCACCATTTAAGCCGTGAGCAAACCACCTTGATGATCACCCACCGCGTGGAAGATTTAGCCAAATGCGATGAAATTTGGGTGATGAAACAGGGGCAGATTATTCAGCAGGGTAGCTTCGCCGAGCTGGAGCACACAGGCTTTTTCGCCGAATTATTACGTAATGAATTAGTACATCAGGGAGAAATCTAA
- a CDS encoding autotransporter assembly complex protein TamA, which produces MKTKLHFLTICCLVAFASMAQAEQPQTNEQAQNNQQDRITDVDQERIGELEDTLSDDLDDEEKLEALVDLEVKGIHDKEAKKNVDLYLAQISNEYADGSERHQYLVQTTVDKALRALGYYNSQYQFVQLPRSGKKPLLVLNVELDKETVKIDETDIVLQGEAKNDEDFMALIKKAPKQGSRLNHKTYENFKGNIESNAFSKGYFDGHWLYHRLEVYPTDHKADWRLGYDSGIRYRYGQINFVDSQIKEEYLRNILKINSGEHYFANDLSNLTQDYLSSNWFSSVMVEPHLNEQDKTVDLNVLFQPKKKNEVEIGIGYETEVGPRLQFNWKKPWRNKRGHSIDTRTYISAPEQRFEFGYNIPLKKDPLHYYYQISGTVENEDQKDTKSTAASFSLQRFWTRTTGWSFSAGVRARYDSFTQANDKFKTLLVYPTASLNRTRTDGKPYPLWGDSQKLTVNWGSKIFGSDVNFYSYKASTSFVRTYAGNHRFYLRAELGYLKANQFERIPPALRFFAGGDMSVRGFGYKDISPRDPANGKRVGGSHLATGTLEYQYQVYPNWWGAAFYDVGLAANKFETKQLHHGTGLGVRWASPIGAIKFDVGMPVKSPDNKRGFQIYIGLGSDI; this is translated from the coding sequence ATGAAAACAAAACTACATTTTTTAACTATTTGTTGCTTAGTGGCGTTTGCATCTATGGCTCAGGCTGAACAACCACAAACTAACGAACAAGCTCAGAATAATCAACAAGATAGAATTACTGATGTTGATCAAGAAAGAATTGGTGAATTGGAAGATACACTCTCAGACGATCTTGATGATGAAGAAAAACTGGAAGCCTTAGTAGATTTAGAAGTCAAAGGCATTCACGATAAAGAAGCAAAGAAAAATGTTGATTTGTATTTAGCCCAAATTTCGAATGAATATGCTGATGGGTCAGAACGCCATCAATATTTAGTACAGACAACAGTGGATAAAGCCCTGCGTGCGTTGGGTTATTATAATAGCCAATATCAATTTGTGCAGCTGCCGAGAAGTGGCAAGAAGCCTTTATTGGTACTGAATGTAGAGCTAGATAAAGAGACTGTCAAAATTGATGAAACCGACATTGTGTTACAAGGCGAGGCGAAAAATGATGAGGATTTTATGGCTCTTATCAAAAAAGCCCCCAAGCAAGGCTCTCGTTTAAATCATAAAACCTATGAAAACTTTAAAGGTAATATTGAAAGTAATGCCTTCAGCAAAGGTTATTTTGACGGGCATTGGCTCTATCATCGTTTAGAGGTTTACCCAACTGATCATAAAGCCGACTGGCGTTTAGGCTATGATAGTGGCATTCGCTATCGCTACGGGCAAATTAATTTTGTAGATAGCCAAATTAAGGAGGAATATTTACGCAATATTCTGAAGATTAATTCAGGAGAGCATTACTTTGCCAATGATCTTTCAAACTTAACCCAAGATTATTTATCCAGTAACTGGTTTTCATCGGTAATGGTTGAACCACATCTCAATGAACAAGATAAAACGGTAGATTTAAACGTGCTGTTCCAACCGAAAAAGAAAAATGAGGTTGAAATTGGTATCGGTTACGAAACTGAGGTAGGGCCTCGTCTTCAATTTAACTGGAAAAAACCGTGGCGAAATAAAAGGGGGCATAGTATTGATACCCGAACTTATATTTCCGCCCCTGAGCAGAGATTTGAATTCGGTTACAACATTCCACTAAAAAAAGATCCGCTTCACTATTACTATCAAATATCAGGTACGGTTGAAAATGAAGATCAGAAGGATACTAAATCAACAGCAGCAAGCTTTTCTTTACAACGTTTTTGGACTCGAACAACAGGTTGGTCATTCTCTGCTGGTGTAAGAGCTCGTTATGATTCCTTTACGCAAGCGAATGATAAATTTAAAACCTTATTAGTTTATCCAACCGCCTCATTAAACCGTACTCGTACTGATGGTAAGCCTTATCCGCTTTGGGGGGATAGTCAAAAACTTACTGTAAATTGGGGCAGCAAAATATTTGGCTCTGATGTTAACTTTTATAGCTATAAAGCCTCTACTTCGTTTGTGAGAACTTATGCAGGTAATCATCGTTTCTACTTAAGAGCAGAATTAGGTTATTTGAAAGCAAACCAATTTGAACGCATACCGCCTGCCTTACGCTTTTTTGCGGGGGGCGATATGAGTGTACGTGGTTTTGGCTATAAAGATATTTCACCAAGAGATCCGGCAAATGGAAAGCGTGTGGGTGGCTCTCATTTAGCTACTGGTACTCTTGAATACCAATACCAAGTTTACCCGAACTGGTGGGGAGCGGCATTTTATGATGTGGGCTTAGCAGCTAATAAATTTGAGACAAAGCAACTACATCACGGGACAGGTTTAGGTGTTCGCTGGGCTTCGCCTATTGGTGCAATTAAATTTGACGTGGGTATGCCTGTAAAATCGCCAGATAATAAACGTGGTTTCCAAATTTACATTGGTTTAGGCTCAGATATTTAA
- the cydC gene encoding heme ABC transporter ATP-binding protein/permease CydC, which translates to MKSLFPFFSLYQTHFGRLLLGIVLAILGLAASIGLLSLSGWFLAASFLAANAIIFNFFYPAGGVRGLAIFRTASRYFEKLVTHDATFRVLANLRVTVFKKLIPLSPSGLNRFRNSELLNRLVADVDTLDTLYLNLISPFVSAVMIITFMAIGLSFVSVPLMLIICGTLLALLLIIPAVFYRLGLKLGKKAVQSRANYRSQFIEWVQLNAEFLLFGNLRQAAEKLQHTEREWLNAQGQESRLSGLSSGLLMLSNGILTCVVIYLASTAINVPTAKYPEALIALVVFCVMASAEILTPIGIAFLHLGQVITAAERINEITEQQPNVQFNGSAKWQTLSQNQPLVRFENVDFAYLNGEQQVLNNLSFEVLKGQKVAILGKTGSGKSTIFQLLNRNYDPASGQIWLNNCKIEDFPEQTLRSKLVTLSQRVHIFSQTLKDNLLMGNATATDEQMIDVVQKVGLGYLLEIEGLKLWLGEGGRPLSGGEQRRLGLARLLLSSAELVLLDEPTEGLDRETEQQILNLILTHCAERTLLMITHRQSGLDKFDVFYRMDSGRLLN; encoded by the coding sequence ATGAAATCGCTGTTCCCATTCTTTTCTCTCTACCAAACGCATTTCGGGCGTTTGTTATTAGGTATTGTACTGGCAATTTTAGGCTTGGCTGCCAGCATTGGCTTGTTGAGTTTATCCGGCTGGTTCTTAGCGGCTTCCTTTTTAGCCGCCAATGCGATCATTTTTAACTTTTTCTACCCAGCAGGTGGCGTAAGGGGCTTGGCGATTTTCCGCACCGCTTCACGCTATTTTGAAAAATTGGTTACGCACGATGCCACCTTCCGAGTGTTGGCGAACTTGCGTGTGACGGTATTTAAAAAACTGATTCCACTTAGCCCAAGCGGTCTAAATCGTTTCAGAAATAGTGAATTGTTGAACCGTTTAGTGGCAGATGTAGACACGCTCGATACCCTTTATCTTAACCTGATTTCTCCTTTTGTCAGTGCGGTGATGATCATCACTTTTATGGCAATCGGGTTGTCGTTTGTTTCTGTACCGTTAATGCTGATTATTTGTGGCACGCTGTTGGCGTTGCTGCTGATTATTCCTGCGGTTTTTTATCGACTAGGGCTGAAGCTCGGCAAAAAGGCGGTGCAAAGTCGAGCCAATTACCGCAGCCAATTTATTGAGTGGGTGCAACTGAATGCGGAATTTTTGCTGTTCGGCAATTTACGCCAAGCGGCTGAGAAATTACAACATACCGAGCGAGAGTGGCTGAATGCACAAGGTCAGGAAAGCCGACTTTCCGGACTTTCAAGCGGCTTATTAATGCTTTCAAACGGTATTTTAACTTGTGTTGTGATCTATTTAGCTTCCACTGCAATTAATGTACCAACAGCGAAATATCCTGAAGCCTTAATAGCGTTAGTGGTTTTCTGTGTAATGGCATCGGCTGAAATACTTACGCCAATCGGCATTGCGTTTTTACATTTAGGGCAAGTGATTACTGCGGCAGAACGTATTAATGAAATAACTGAACAGCAGCCCAATGTGCAATTTAACGGTTCGGCAAAATGGCAAACTTTGAGCCAAAATCAACCGCTTGTACGTTTTGAAAATGTGGATTTTGCGTATTTGAATGGTGAGCAGCAGGTATTAAATAATCTCTCTTTTGAAGTATTAAAAGGGCAAAAGGTTGCGATTTTGGGTAAAACAGGGAGCGGAAAATCAACCATTTTCCAATTATTAAACCGCAATTATGACCCAGCAAGCGGTCAAATTTGGTTAAATAATTGCAAAATTGAAGATTTTCCGGAACAAACGTTACGCTCAAAATTAGTTACACTTAGTCAACGAGTGCATATTTTTAGCCAAACACTCAAAGATAATTTATTAATGGGCAATGCAACTGCGACCGATGAACAGATGATCGACGTCGTTCAAAAAGTGGGTTTAGGTTACTTACTCGAAATCGAAGGATTAAAACTTTGGCTCGGCGAAGGCGGAAGACCGCTTTCCGGCGGTGAACAACGCCGTTTAGGGCTTGCCCGTTTGCTATTAAGTTCAGCCGAATTAGTGTTACTAGATGAACCAACCGAAGGGCTAGATCGTGAAACCGAGCAGCAGATCTTAAATCTCATTCTAACCCACTGTGCAGAAAGAACATTGCTGATGATTACCCACAGGCAAAGCGGCTTAGATAAATTTGATGTATTTTATCGAATGGATAGTGGAAGGTTGTTGAATTAA
- a CDS encoding divergent polysaccharide deacetylase family protein: MLKQIYKRLNFTTFLQITLILQLFLLFAPLAQAAKIAIVIDDVGYRVKEDREILSLPKEVSVAIIPDAPYATERARESYAQKRDILIHLPMEPKSRQFIEKNSIKIGDGEEKIRKLIGDSRGQVPYAIGLNNHTGSGATADVATMQPLMKVLKEQSLFFLDSKTIGNSIAAKTAREFGIPTLERNIFLDDSDELADVKKQFSQSIQYARRNGVAVVIGHPRKNTIAILKQHLATLPADIELIGIGTLWRNEKVVPEKPLIMLFEQEPALSSIPPYESIPLLRGIPR; the protein is encoded by the coding sequence ATGCTAAAACAAATTTACAAGCGGTTAAATTTTACGACTTTTTTGCAAATTACGCTGATTTTGCAACTCTTTCTGCTTTTTGCACCACTTGCACAAGCTGCAAAAATCGCTATTGTTATTGATGATGTTGGGTATCGGGTAAAAGAAGATCGGGAAATTTTATCGCTGCCTAAAGAAGTGAGTGTGGCAATTATTCCTGATGCTCCTTATGCGACAGAAAGGGCCAGAGAGTCTTATGCACAAAAGCGTGATATTCTAATTCATTTGCCGATGGAGCCTAAATCCAGACAGTTTATTGAGAAAAATAGTATCAAGATTGGTGATGGTGAAGAAAAAATTAGGAAACTTATTGGAGACTCTCGTGGTCAAGTACCTTATGCGATTGGTTTAAATAATCACACAGGGAGTGGGGCAACTGCGGATGTTGCTACTATGCAACCTTTAATGAAGGTATTGAAAGAACAGTCACTTTTCTTTTTAGATAGTAAAACGATTGGTAATAGTATAGCAGCTAAAACTGCACGTGAATTTGGCATACCAACATTAGAGCGAAATATTTTCCTTGATGACAGTGATGAGTTAGCTGATGTAAAAAAGCAATTTTCACAATCTATTCAGTATGCGAGAAGAAATGGTGTTGCGGTGGTGATTGGTCACCCTCGCAAAAATACCATTGCCATCTTGAAGCAACATTTAGCTACTTTACCTGCTGATATTGAATTAATTGGTATAGGTACTTTATGGCGTAATGAAAAAGTAGTGCCGGAAAAACCGCTTATTATGCTGTTTGAGCAAGAACCTGCATTAAGTTCTATTCCCCCTTATGAAAGTATTCCGTTATTACGTGGTATTCCAAGATAA